The Chloroflexota bacterium DNA segment CTCCGGAATGAAGCCGTATTGCAGCAGGTCGTCGCTGTTGACCTGCTGCATGATGCTCTCGGGCTCGTCGCTGTCGATGTGGCTCCGGCCGTCCCGGACCAGGCCGATGCTGCGCCGGTCCTTCAGCACGCGCTTTTCGACCACTTGCTCCAGGCCGTCGAACGCGCCCCCGCACACGAAGAGGATGTTGTCCGTCCTGAACTGCAGGAACTCTTGGTGCGGATGCTTGCGGCCGCCGTTCGGGGGAATGGCCGCCTGCGTGCCCTCGATGATCTTCAACAGTCCCTGCTGCACACCCTCGCCGGAAACGTCGCGCGTTATCGAGGGATTGGGGCTCTTGCGGGCGATCTTGTCGATCTCGTCGATGTACAGGATGCCGTGTTCGGCGCGGCTCAGGTCCCAGTCCGCCGCCTGGATGAGGCGGAGCAGGATGTGCTCCACGTCCTCGCCGACGTAGCCCGCCTCGGTCAACGAGGTTGCGTCGGCAATGGCGGAGGGAACGTCAAGGATCTTTGCGAGAGTCTGTGCCAGGAGGGTCTTGCCGCTGCCGGTGGGACCGATGAGGAGGATGTTGCTCTTCTGGAGCTCCACGTTGCTGAAATTGTCGGCGGCATTCCATATTCGCTTGAAATGGTTGTAGACGGCGACGCTGAGTACCTTCTTGGCATGCTCCTGCCCGACAACGTACTCGTCCAGCTTCTCGTAGATGACTCTCGGCGGCAGGAATTCGGCACGGCTGGAGGCGACGGGAGCTTGCGCTGCATCCTCTCCGGAGGACGCCTCGGTCGCGGCGTAGTCGCCCATGATCTGCTGGCATAGCACGACGCACTCGTCGCAGATGAAGACCTTGCCGGGTCCCGCAACCAGACGCTTTACCTGCCCCTGTGGTTTCCCGCAGAACGAGCAGGTGTAGTCGATGCCGCCCTTGCCCTTGCCGGCCATTCCGCCCTCTCCCTAGCTGCCCGCGACAGCCGGCTGCTCTCTGGTCAGCACTTCATCAATAAGGCCGTACTCCACCGCCTGCTCCGCGGTCAGGTAGAAGTCGCGGTCCGTGTCCCTTGCCACCTGCTCGTAGGGCTGTCCGGTCTGCTCGGAGATGATCACCCGGATCTTGTCCTGCAACCGCAGGATCTCCCTTGCGGCAATCTCGATGTCCGTCGCCTGGCCCTGCGCGCCGCCCAGTGGCTGGTGCATGTGGATCGTTGAGTTGGCGAGGCTGTAGCGCTTCCCCTTGGCGCCCGAGCACAGCAGCACAGTGCCCATGCTCGCGGCCAGGCCGACGCAGATGGTCGACACGTCAGGAGCGATGAGGTTCATGGTATCCAGGATCGCCAGTCCGGACGTGACCACGCCGCCGGGAGAGTTGATGTACAGGTTGATGTCCTTCTCCGGGTCCTCCCGTTCCAGGTAGAGCATCTCCGCGACGATGAGGTTGGCGACATAGTCATTGATGCCCGTGCCCAGGAAGATGATGCGTTCCCGCAGGAGGAGTGAGTAGATGTCGAAACCTCTTTCGCCGCGGGCGCCGGTCTCGATGACTGTGGGGATGATGCCCTGCGGAGGCGGGCCGAGCAGCTTACCAGCCGCACTGACAAGCTCCGCCTCGCTGTGTATGTTCCTGCGTGCCATTGACGTTCCTCCTGCGTCCTATTGCGTCCGTATTATCCAGCAGGCCAACCGAATTAGGTGGCCTGTTCAGTGGATTCCTCTGTTTGCCCGGACTCCTCAACGGAGTCCGCCGACTCCTCAACGGAGACCTCAGTCGGCTCGGCCTCGTTCGACGGCTCCACGACGGCTTCGCCCTTCGCTATGTCGACGAGGCGCTGCACCGTGCGGCGCGACCGGATCGAGCGGGCGACGGAGTCACGGTTTTCCTGGCTCATGAAGAGATCCCGCACCTGATCACCCTGCTCCCCAGCGCGGGTCGCCATCTCCTCAATCTCCGCCTCGACGTCCTCGTCTGTCGGGTCGATGCCCTCCTTCTCGGCCACCTGCGTCAGCAGGTACGAGCGCCGGAGCTGCTCCTCCACCGTGACGCGGGTCTCCTCCCTGAGGTCATCTTCCGACTTCTTCATGATGTCCATGTACTCTTCGAGCGAGATGGCCCGCCCGATGCGCCTGCCAATGGTGTCCTGGATCTCCTGCAGGTGGTTGTCGATGGCGCGCTCGATCATGATGGGCGGAAGTTCAACCGAGCCGGCGCTCACCAGCTCCGTCATGACGGCGTCTTCGTACTTGTGCTCGTCCTCGTGGTCCAACTCATCCTGCAGCTGCTGCCGTAGGTGGTCCTTGAGAGCGTCCAACGAGTCGTATCCGTCGTCCACGCTCTTGGCGAACTCATCGTCCAATTCCGGCAGGACCTGGGCTTTGATCTCCTTGGCTGAGATGCTGAAAGTGCAAGCCTTGCCAGCCAAATTCTCGTTGAAGTAGTCGTCGGGAAAGGGAAGCTCAAACTCGCGGTCCTCGCCGGCGGTGATGCCGGTCAGTGCTTCGCCGAAGCCGGCGATGGGCGCCTCTGGGTCGAGGACGAAGGCCGCATCCTCCTGCTCCACGATGGTCTCGCCGTCCACAACTCCCTTGAAAGTCATAGTGACGTCGTCGCCCATCTCCGCGGCCCGTTCGACGGGCTCCCAGACGGCCTCCTTGCGTCGCGCCTCCTCCAGCGCCTCCGCAATCTGCTCGTCGGTGACGGCGGGCGGCTCCCAGGGTACGCGCAGGGAAACGTAGTTGCCGGTGTCCACGAGCGGAGTGAGGGGAACGGTCGCTTTGATGGTGACCGGCTCGGTCTCTACGAGTTCGACGTCTGGTTGTGCGCCGGCCTCGATGTCCTCTTGCTCTATGGCCTTGGCTGTGATCTCCGGCACCATGAAGTCCAACGCCTCATTGAGGAGCGACTCCCGCCCGACCATCCGCTCCACGACTCGGCGGGGGGCCTTGCCCGGGCGGAAGCCGGGCACCTTGACCTTTTGAACGACGCGCTGGTACGCGCGTTGCAGGTAGCTTTCTACATCCGCCTCTTCCATCTCAATATTGAGCACAGTTTGGCGGACGGCGTCTTCTTCACGGGTAATCTTCAACGGCAGCCTCACGGGAGGGTTCCCTCAATTATAGCATAGGGAAGGGTGCGGGCAATCGTGGCGGGCGATTGAGGTGGTCTAGCCGAGGAAGATGGACAGGCCGGCGTGAGGGAAGAAGACCTCCATCTCCCCTTTCATCTGGTCCTCTACGGCAACGGCGTAGGCCGCGCGTCCTTCGTCACTGGGAGGGTGCGCACAGGCCACCCCCGCCTGCGTCTGCGGGCAGAGGTGGTTGCCGGTCTGACCGTCCCAGAACGCGACAAACTTGAACGGATAGTAGAGCGTCTCAGCTATCACCCGCAGGTCGCCGATGATCTCCGTTCCCCGGTACTCCGCGGGCCCGTCGAGGTTAACTGCAATGCGAGCAAGGGTGTCAGTTCGAGCGCCGGAGGGCCCTGCGTCTGCCATGTGAATATCACTCCCTGCCCCGGAGGGCGCCCCAGAGTCCGGCGGCGAATACGACCGCTCCCCCGATCATGGCAATCCATCCAACAAGGTTCAGCAGCCACTCCGCTACCGGCGAAATGAGGAACAGCCCAAAGGCGAAAATGACTATTCCCAGCGCAATCCTGCTGCCTGTGCTGAGCGTGGCGCGGTAGAACCTGTATCGTGGGTCGAACATGGTCGCCGCTCCGTCCTTCAAGACCTCAGCCGCGGCATCGGAAGTGTGGGGAGAGGGCACATAAGCCCTTCACGTCATTGAAATTTTAGTGTAGGAACGGCGTTGGGGCGTGTCAACGCGCGGGTTTGGCCCATCCCCTATCAATCGCTGGACAAGGCCATTACAATGTGGATGGTTGAAAAGCTCCCATCCATGACCGTAATGGCGCTTGTCAACCAGGGTGACCGAGACAAGGCGTAGGTCTGAGGTGTGCAGATGACCGAATCCCGATTTTCGTACGCCCCCTTTGCGGCGCAGGGGTTCTACCAGGTGGTCAATCGGCAGTTGGTGGACATGGTTGACTTCCGGCCCGGGCAGAAGATCGTTGACCTTGCCTGTGGCACCGGTGCCGTGACCCGCCTCATCGTCGATCGCATCAAGGGCGCCCGCGACAGCCTCGTCATCGGCATCGATATGTCCGCATCCGCCATCAAGGAGGCCATGGCGCAGCTCGGCTCCGCCCGTGACGTGGCGCTCGAGTTCATTCACAGCCGCGCCGAACACCTCTCCACGATTGTCAAGAACCCCGTCGACGGCGTGGTCTTCTGCAACGGCATCCACATGGTGCCCGATAAGCAGACGCTCGTGGCCGAAGTCGCGTCGACGCTGCGGCCCGGCGGAACCTTTGCCTTCAACACCACCTTCTTCCAGGGCAGCGTCCCGCCCGAGTCCGAGCAGTTCTACCGCCGTTGGATGTCCAAGTCGCTCCGCTCCCTCAAGTCCAACTATGGCATGTTCCCGAAGGCGGACAAGGTCGCGGCGCGTGTGCAGCTCACTCCCGAAGAGTACGAGGAGTTGCTCCTGAAGAACGGCTTCTCCGTGGCACGAACCCACCTCTGCCCCGCACCCATGGACTTGGCCGGCTTCCTCGCCATCAGCCAGTACGAGGCTTTCATCGAGGGCGCCATGCCCGGCATCCCGCTCGAGTATGGCTCGGAGGCGCTGAAGGCCGGCGCCCGTCAGGCCTTTGAGGAACTCCAACTCGACAAGGTCCCCCGCAACTGGCTGACGGTGATTGCTACACGCAAATAGCTTGAACTACGCTTGAACGAAAAGGGCCCCTCATTTGAGGGGCCCTTTCTCATTTGCATGTTGCGTATGTGTTTGAATGAAGTCCCTAACTTGGCGGCTTCTCCAAATAGTCCTGGTGCCGTTGTATCGTGTACTGCAGCCCGCCGCCCTGCACCGCCTCCAGCGCCGTGCGCGCAGTGTCCAGCGACGTGAAGCACGGGATCCGCCGCTCAACCGCCGCCCGCCGGATGTAGAAGCCGTCGCGCATCGGCGCCTCCTCGCTCCCGGAGAGCGTGTTGACGACGGCGTCCACCATGCCCTGCTGCACGACGTCCACGACGTTGGGGCTCCCCTCCCACAGCTTGGACACCTCCACGACATTGGAGTAACCCAGGTTCCGAATGAGATTCGCCGTCCCCTCCGTCGCATACAACCGGTGCCCGGCGTTGGCGAGTGAGGCGATCAGGCCCTTTGCCTCACTCTTGTCCTTGTCGGAGATGCTGAGCAGCACCGGGCACGAAGGCCTCAGCGCCATGTTGGACGCGATGAGTGCCTTCGCCATCGCCGCGGAGTAGTTGTAGTCGACGCCCATGACCTCGCCCGTCGACTTCATCTCCGGCCCCAGGTGAGTGTCGACGCCCGCCAGCTTCGACATCGAGAAGACGGGTGCCTTGACCGCAACCAATGACTGTCGAGGCCAAAAGCCGGTCTCGTAACCCAGCTCCTTCAGCGTGCGCCCGAGCATAACCTTGGTGGCGAGCTGCACCATCGGCACACCCGTGACCTTGCTGATGAAGGGGATGGTGC contains these protein-coding regions:
- the tig gene encoding trigger factor, with the protein product MKITREEDAVRQTVLNIEMEEADVESYLQRAYQRVVQKVKVPGFRPGKAPRRVVERMVGRESLLNEALDFMVPEITAKAIEQEDIEAGAQPDVELVETEPVTIKATVPLTPLVDTGNYVSLRVPWEPPAVTDEQIAEALEEARRKEAVWEPVERAAEMGDDVTMTFKGVVDGETIVEQEDAAFVLDPEAPIAGFGEALTGITAGEDREFELPFPDDYFNENLAGKACTFSISAKEIKAQVLPELDDEFAKSVDDGYDSLDALKDHLRQQLQDELDHEDEHKYEDAVMTELVSAGSVELPPIMIERAIDNHLQEIQDTIGRRIGRAISLEEYMDIMKKSEDDLREETRVTVEEQLRRSYLLTQVAEKEGIDPTDEDVEAEIEEMATRAGEQGDQVRDLFMSQENRDSVARSIRSRRTVQRLVDIAKGEAVVEPSNEAEPTEVSVEESADSVEESGQTEESTEQAT
- the clpX gene encoding ATP-dependent Clp protease ATP-binding subunit ClpX, producing MAGKGKGGIDYTCSFCGKPQGQVKRLVAGPGKVFICDECVVLCQQIMGDYAATEASSGEDAAQAPVASSRAEFLPPRVIYEKLDEYVVGQEHAKKVLSVAVYNHFKRIWNAADNFSNVELQKSNILLIGPTGSGKTLLAQTLAKILDVPSAIADATSLTEAGYVGEDVEHILLRLIQAADWDLSRAEHGILYIDEIDKIARKSPNPSITRDVSGEGVQQGLLKIIEGTQAAIPPNGGRKHPHQEFLQFRTDNILFVCGGAFDGLEQVVEKRVLKDRRSIGLVRDGRSHIDSDEPESIMQQVNSDDLLQYGFIPELVGRFPVVVSLDPLTKGDLVRVLTEPKNAVVKQYQHLFSLDNVELVFQIDALEAAAEEAMTHKTGARGLRTIIERTLLDVMYELPSLQGVNRCLVDAEVVEGKKQPVLLTSAGDTVDLPRAA
- a CDS encoding ATP-dependent Clp protease proteolytic subunit, with the protein product MIPTVIETGARGERGFDIYSLLLRERIIFLGTGINDYVANLIVAEMLYLEREDPEKDINLYINSPGGVVTSGLAILDTMNLIAPDVSTICVGLAASMGTVLLCSGAKGKRYSLANSTIHMHQPLGGAQGQATDIEIAAREILRLQDKIRVIISEQTGQPYEQVARDTDRDFYLTAEQAVEYGLIDEVLTREQPAVAGS
- a CDS encoding methyltransferase domain-containing protein; protein product: MTESRFSYAPFAAQGFYQVVNRQLVDMVDFRPGQKIVDLACGTGAVTRLIVDRIKGARDSLVIGIDMSASAIKEAMAQLGSARDVALEFIHSRAEHLSTIVKNPVDGVVFCNGIHMVPDKQTLVAEVASTLRPGGTFAFNTTFFQGSVPPESEQFYRRWMSKSLRSLKSNYGMFPKADKVAARVQLTPEEYEELLLKNGFSVARTHLCPAPMDLAGFLAISQYEAFIEGAMPGIPLEYGSEALKAGARQAFEELQLDKVPRNWLTVIATRK